One window of the Pempheris klunzingeri isolate RE-2024b chromosome 10, fPemKlu1.hap1, whole genome shotgun sequence genome contains the following:
- the LOC139208915 gene encoding zona pellucida-like domain-containing protein 1 yields MKIILLLLSMIARSWQLMLNECGAGARRPQVNDISVQCGTSSIGLAIEICPVIYTGYNETLLILNHMLEPACRATLDESVSPPVARFNFPLNMTHSCGSVFRTTSAAGTGIFSDFSNIQTVNISGVVRSVDPTTGTITYNAELKYYYSCAYPLEYLINNTQIDVSASSIAIKDNNGSFISTLNMELFSDANYTRPLNIPPLGIELRTSVYVEVKATNLTGQYNVLLDRCYASISPLPSNSSFFNLFVPCSKDQLTTMIENGDSQSARFRFPAFRFIEQQNETVSTYYLHCITRLCELSTCSTFKQCSNRRKRSTLDTSAEGITKTYTISSSKITTSADNTESKEKPLVAEKEEDSAVGLGVAVGVLGFACLIALCVAAVFYKRLRN; encoded by the coding sequence ATGaagattattttacttttactctcCATGATAGCCAGAAGTTGGCAGCTAATGCTGAATGAGTGTGGAGCAGGAGCGAGACGGCCACAGGTCAATGACATTTCAGTGCAGTGTGGCACCTCATCCATTGGTCTGGCGATTGAGATCTGCCCCGTCATCTACACCGGCTACAACGAGACTCTGCTGATCCTGAACCACATGTTGGAGCCGGCTTGTAGAGCGACGCTCGATGAGTCCGTTTCCCCACCTGTTGCTCGCTTCAACTTCCCACTAAACATGACCCACTCCTGTGGAAGCGTGTTCAGGACCACCAGCGCTGCTGGGACGGGTATATTCTCAGACTTTTCCAACATCCAGACGGTCAACATCAGCGGCGTTGTGCGATCCGTCGATCCTACGACGGGCACCATCACTTACAACGCTGAGCTGAAGTACTACTACTCCTGCGCCTATCCCTTAGAATATCTGATCAACAACACCCAGATCGATGTGTCGGCCTCCTCCATTGCAATCAAGGACAACAATGGGAGTTTCATCAGCACCTTGAACATGGAGCTGTTCAGTGACGCCAACTACACCAGGCCGTtgaacattccaccactggGGATTGAGCTGAGGACCAGTGTGTATGTCGAGGTCAAGGCCACCAACTTGACAGGGCAGTACAACGTCCTGCTTGACCGGTGCTATGCCTCCATCTCCCCGCTGCCGTCCAACTCCAGCTTCTTTAACCTGTTTGTCCCCTGCTCAAAGGATCAGCTGACCACCATGATCGAAAACGGAGACAGCCAGAGCGCCCGCTTCCGCTTCCCGGCCTTCCGCTTCATCGAGCAGCAGAACGAGACCGTGTCCACCTACTACCTCCACTGCATCACCCGGCTGTGTGAACTGAGCACGTGCAGCACCTTCAAGCAGTGCAGCAACAGAAGGAAGAGGAGCACCCTGGACACTTCTGCAGAGGGCATAACCAAGACATACACCATCAGCTCCTCAAAGATCACCACCAGCGCCGACAACACCGAGTCCAAAGAGAAGCCCCTTGttgcagaaaaagaagaagactcTGCCGTCGGGCTCGGCGTGGCTGTCGGCGTCCTCGGCTTCGCGTGCCTTATCGCcctctgtgttgctgctgtgttttacaaAAGGCTCAGGAACTAA